The proteins below are encoded in one region of Aquisphaera giovannonii:
- the ltaE gene encoding low-specificity L-threonine aldolase: MNRPPIDLRSDTVTRPTPEMKRAMLEAPVGDDVYGDDPSVNALEARTAELLGKEAALFVPSGTMANQIAVAVHTRPGDELLCAETSHVYVWEAGGVARHSGVTARTFPGDLGLLRLEEIEDAIRPDDIHYTRTRLVWLENTHNRGGGRVQTMESVAAIRHWARENQLAMHLDGARLMNAVVATGTSAADWARHFDTVSICFSKGLGAPVGSALAGSADTIKRARAVRKLLGGGMRQAGFIAAGAHHALDHHVERLADDHAHARILADAFSATEGFSLESGPVETNLVWVTVDPSLGTAAEVVAYLKTHGIRLSALGGQVVRACTHLDVSREDAEYAAKVIRQIEPAMITAVTLVY; this comes from the coding sequence ATGAACCGTCCGCCGATCGACCTCAGGTCCGACACCGTCACGCGACCGACGCCCGAGATGAAGCGGGCCATGCTGGAGGCCCCGGTCGGGGACGACGTCTACGGCGACGATCCGAGCGTGAACGCGCTCGAGGCGAGGACCGCCGAGCTCCTGGGCAAGGAGGCGGCGCTCTTCGTGCCGTCGGGGACCATGGCGAACCAGATCGCCGTGGCCGTGCACACCAGGCCGGGTGACGAGCTCCTCTGCGCCGAGACGTCCCACGTCTACGTCTGGGAGGCCGGCGGCGTCGCCCGGCATTCCGGCGTCACCGCCCGCACCTTCCCCGGCGATCTCGGCCTACTCCGGCTCGAAGAGATTGAGGACGCGATCCGACCGGACGACATCCACTACACGCGTACCCGCCTCGTCTGGCTGGAGAACACGCACAACCGGGGCGGCGGGCGGGTCCAAACGATGGAGAGCGTGGCGGCGATCCGGCACTGGGCCCGCGAGAATCAGCTCGCGATGCACCTCGATGGCGCCCGGTTGATGAACGCGGTCGTCGCCACCGGGACGTCGGCCGCGGACTGGGCCCGCCACTTCGACACGGTTTCCATCTGCTTCTCCAAGGGCCTCGGCGCGCCGGTCGGTTCGGCGCTGGCGGGCTCCGCGGACACGATCAAGCGGGCCCGAGCGGTCCGCAAGCTCCTGGGCGGCGGCATGCGTCAGGCGGGATTCATCGCGGCGGGGGCTCACCACGCGCTGGACCATCACGTCGAGCGGCTGGCCGATGACCATGCACATGCAAGGATCCTGGCGGACGCCTTCTCCGCGACCGAAGGCTTTTCGCTCGAGTCCGGCCCGGTCGAGACGAACCTCGTCTGGGTGACCGTGGATCCTTCGCTGGGCACCGCCGCCGAGGTCGTCGCCTACCTGAAGACGCACGGAATCCGGCTCTCGGCCCTGGGCGGCCAGGTCGTCCGGGCCTGCACCCACCTGGACGTGAGCCGCGAGGACGCGGAGTACGCGGCGAAGGTGATCCGCCAGATCGAACCGGCCATGATCACGGCGGTGACCCTGGTCTACTGA
- a CDS encoding Ig-like domain-containing protein, which yields MREWRLQVLESRELLSTVMAVDDAYNTDAKTPLIVTSPGVLANDSRSDGGQLSASLVTGPGHGSVALNADGSFQYTPRGGYTGLDRFAYVAVGGGSGSNLATVVISVNAKTQLVTNTGDSGVGSLRQALIIAAASNTTAPDVIQFAIPGTGPFVIQPLTPLPEITHPTVIDGYTQSGSRANGLATGEDAAIFVQLDGSRLSPGSSGLVISAGGSTVTGLSITAFATPIDVHGGGANVIQGNFLGLSPAGSLTPNAGPMVVAGAGNNLIGGSKAAQRNVIAGSGSYEVTIGGPNNIFQGNYVGTNLSGTARLTAGGGVLVSSASNTVIGGLKPASGNVLTGLTIGTSATSPTTTGTRVQGNSIGADAAGVNGFGGTTSLIVAAGAGTVIGGTRDTAGNVIRDMVIGAGGSGTLIQGNAIGVDASGLRSLGSPGSGIVLDYSDHVTIGGTAAGAGNVISGNTRGYGIVGYYTFDASSILIQGNLIGTDATGMTASPNGWGGVRLSGGGNTIGGTGRNAGNVISGNGGAGLILDYGSSTALIQGNFIGSDASGLRPVGNAGDGIVIQGLDSNGNTIGGTAKGAGNVIAYNGGAGVGIPSGSDATGNAILSNAIFANVGLGIDLGDDGVTANTPGGPHDGPNLLQNAPVLLVAASRSNQVAIKGTLSSAPNATFTIQFFANGSADPSGNGEGQSYLGATTVTTDANGDASFQASFRAQPGSVISATATDQGGNTSEFAANQSIVVMTGKLLAQDDAYRTDANSPLLVGAPGVRANDLAFDGGAFSTNLVRGPGHGTLTITADGGFLYVPAPGYVGTDSFTYQDRLGNATALATVTITVASKTLVVTNTNDSGPGSLRQAILDADLATTDAPDTILFDLQGDGPFLIMPTSPLPAITHATIIDGYSQPGAMAATPGPGGSAVILVQLNGLAQPGGDGLLATAPGVVIRGLSFAGFATAIRLTGAGGDVVEGNFIGTDVTGTTADFGNNLGIYIESPNNTIGGTAAGAGNLVSGNWDVGILLDGPSASNNVIQGNRVGTDATGMTAVWNWSDGIALRSGASSNRIGGTEPGAGNILSGNAYGLSFAAGCAFNTVQGNLIGADATGQSAIGNMSGGIDDDGGDNLIGGTASGAGNVISGNWGSGLIVEFASRDVIQGNAIGTDVTGSLPIGNWGDGVTIRNFSSRNTIGGGDAGSGNTIAFNGGNGVTIGSFAGDLCYRNAVLSNVITGNLGLGIDLGSDGPGPIVPGGPYDGPNHFQNAPVIEAVVTDGVLIALTGTFSGPPATMLTLQFFVNDEADPTGFGQGQYYVGSATITTDADGNATFTVILPAAVSPGRNLSATATDANGNTSEFAADVAVNAAIQALAATGMQVADIIPAELALDLALDAQKRDGTAA from the coding sequence TTGCGGGAGTGGCGGCTCCAGGTGCTGGAGTCGCGCGAGCTGCTCTCGACGGTCATGGCGGTCGATGACGCCTACAACACCGACGCGAAGACGCCCCTCATCGTCACATCCCCGGGCGTGCTGGCGAATGACTCGAGGTCCGACGGCGGACAGCTCTCCGCGTCGCTCGTGACGGGGCCCGGCCACGGCTCGGTCGCGCTCAATGCAGACGGGTCCTTCCAGTATACGCCCAGGGGAGGCTACACGGGGCTTGATCGCTTCGCGTACGTCGCGGTCGGGGGCGGTAGCGGCTCGAACCTGGCCACGGTCGTCATCTCGGTCAACGCCAAGACGCAGCTGGTCACCAACACCGGGGACAGCGGCGTTGGATCCCTACGCCAGGCCCTGATCATCGCGGCGGCTTCGAACACGACGGCCCCGGACGTGATCCAGTTTGCGATCCCGGGGACGGGCCCGTTCGTGATCCAGCCTCTGACCCCCCTGCCGGAGATCACCCACCCGACGGTGATCGACGGCTACACGCAGTCCGGCTCACGGGCGAACGGCCTCGCAACGGGCGAGGATGCGGCGATCTTCGTGCAGCTCGACGGTTCTCGTCTCTCTCCCGGGTCTTCCGGCTTGGTGATCAGCGCGGGGGGAAGCACGGTGACGGGCCTTTCCATCACCGCGTTCGCGACGCCGATCGACGTCCACGGCGGAGGAGCGAATGTTATCCAGGGGAATTTCCTCGGATTGAGCCCCGCCGGCTCGCTCACGCCGAACGCCGGGCCGATGGTCGTCGCCGGCGCGGGTAACAACCTGATCGGCGGGTCGAAGGCCGCGCAGCGGAACGTGATCGCCGGCTCGGGCTCCTACGAGGTGACGATCGGCGGGCCGAACAACATCTTCCAGGGCAACTACGTCGGGACCAACCTCTCGGGGACCGCTCGCCTCACCGCCGGCGGCGGGGTGCTCGTCTCGTCGGCGTCGAACACGGTCATCGGCGGGCTCAAGCCCGCCTCGGGCAACGTGCTGACCGGCCTGACGATCGGCACGTCGGCGACCTCCCCGACGACGACCGGGACCCGGGTCCAGGGCAACTCCATCGGCGCCGACGCGGCCGGGGTGAACGGCTTCGGCGGCACCACCAGCCTCATCGTCGCCGCAGGCGCCGGGACCGTGATAGGAGGCACCAGGGACACCGCCGGCAACGTGATCCGCGACATGGTGATTGGGGCCGGCGGCTCGGGGACGCTGATCCAGGGGAACGCGATCGGCGTGGATGCGTCGGGGCTGCGGTCGCTCGGCTCGCCCGGCAGCGGCATCGTCCTGGACTATTCCGACCACGTGACGATCGGCGGGACGGCGGCCGGTGCGGGGAACGTCATCTCGGGGAATACGCGGGGTTACGGAATCGTCGGCTACTACACCTTCGACGCGTCGTCGATCCTGATCCAGGGCAACCTGATCGGGACGGACGCCACCGGGATGACGGCGTCACCCAACGGCTGGGGCGGCGTTCGCCTCTCGGGGGGCGGGAATACCATCGGCGGGACGGGCAGGAACGCAGGCAATGTCATCTCGGGCAACGGTGGCGCGGGGCTGATACTGGATTACGGCAGCTCGACCGCACTGATCCAGGGGAACTTCATCGGTAGCGACGCCTCTGGCCTGCGGCCGGTGGGGAACGCCGGGGATGGGATCGTCATCCAGGGCCTGGATTCGAACGGCAACACCATCGGGGGGACTGCCAAGGGCGCGGGCAACGTCATCGCCTACAACGGCGGTGCCGGCGTGGGCATCCCGTCAGGCTCGGACGCCACCGGTAACGCAATCCTGTCGAATGCCATCTTCGCGAATGTCGGCCTCGGGATCGATCTCGGCGACGACGGCGTCACCGCGAACACGCCCGGCGGGCCCCACGACGGGCCGAATCTCCTCCAGAATGCCCCCGTGCTGCTGGTCGCGGCCTCTCGGAGCAACCAGGTCGCGATCAAGGGAACGCTGAGCTCGGCGCCGAACGCGACCTTCACGATCCAGTTCTTCGCGAACGGCTCGGCCGACCCGTCCGGCAACGGCGAGGGGCAGTCGTATCTCGGTGCGACGACCGTGACCACGGACGCCAACGGCGACGCGAGCTTCCAGGCCTCTTTCAGAGCACAGCCCGGCAGCGTCATTTCGGCCACGGCGACGGACCAGGGCGGCAATACCTCGGAGTTCGCGGCGAACCAGTCCATCGTGGTGATGACGGGGAAGTTGCTGGCGCAGGACGATGCCTACCGGACCGACGCGAACAGCCCGCTCTTGGTCGGCGCGCCGGGGGTGCGCGCGAATGACCTGGCCTTCGACGGAGGTGCCTTTTCGACCAATCTGGTGAGGGGCCCGGGCCACGGGACGCTGACGATCACGGCCGACGGGGGTTTCCTCTACGTTCCGGCCCCCGGCTACGTCGGCACGGATTCCTTCACCTATCAGGACCGGCTGGGGAACGCCACGGCCCTCGCGACCGTGACCATCACGGTCGCGTCGAAGACGCTCGTCGTGACGAACACGAACGACAGCGGCCCGGGCTCGTTGCGCCAGGCGATCCTCGATGCCGACCTGGCGACGACCGACGCGCCGGACACGATCCTTTTCGACCTCCAGGGGGACGGGCCGTTCCTGATCATGCCGACCTCGCCGTTGCCGGCGATCACGCACGCGACGATCATCGACGGCTATTCCCAGCCGGGGGCCATGGCCGCAACTCCGGGCCCGGGGGGCTCGGCGGTGATCCTGGTCCAGCTCAACGGCCTTGCGCAGCCCGGGGGCGACGGACTGCTCGCCACGGCCCCGGGCGTCGTGATCCGGGGGCTATCCTTCGCGGGCTTCGCCACAGCGATCCGCCTCACCGGGGCCGGCGGGGACGTGGTCGAGGGCAATTTCATCGGCACCGACGTGACCGGCACCACCGCGGACTTCGGCAACAACCTGGGCATCTATATCGAGAGCCCGAACAATACCATCGGCGGGACCGCGGCCGGCGCCGGGAACCTCGTGTCCGGGAACTGGGACGTGGGAATCCTCCTGGACGGCCCGTCCGCCTCGAACAACGTGATCCAGGGCAACCGCGTCGGCACCGATGCCACGGGTATGACCGCCGTATGGAACTGGTCCGACGGCATCGCCCTGCGGAGCGGGGCGAGCTCCAACCGGATCGGCGGGACCGAGCCGGGCGCCGGCAACATACTGTCCGGGAACGCCTACGGCCTGTCGTTCGCGGCCGGTTGTGCGTTCAACACGGTCCAAGGGAATCTGATCGGCGCGGATGCGACCGGCCAGTCCGCGATCGGGAACATGAGCGGCGGGATCGACGACGACGGCGGCGACAACCTCATCGGCGGCACTGCGTCTGGCGCGGGGAACGTGATCTCTGGGAACTGGGGGAGCGGCCTGATCGTCGAGTTCGCGTCCCGGGACGTGATCCAGGGCAACGCCATCGGCACGGACGTCACCGGAAGCCTGCCCATCGGGAACTGGGGCGACGGCGTGACGATCCGCAACTTCTCCTCGCGGAACACGATCGGCGGCGGTGACGCCGGCTCTGGCAATACGATCGCCTTCAACGGGGGCAACGGGGTGACGATCGGCAGCTTCGCCGGGGATCTTTGCTATCGCAACGCGGTCCTTTCCAACGTCATCACCGGCAACCTGGGCCTGGGGATCGACCTCGGAAGCGACGGCCCCGGCCCGATCGTGCCGGGCGGGCCTTATGACGGGCCGAACCACTTCCAGAACGCGCCCGTGATCGAGGCCGTGGTCACGGACGGGGTTTTGATCGCGTTGACCGGCACGTTCTCGGGGCCGCCCGCCACGATGCTGACCCTGCAGTTCTTCGTCAACGACGAGGCCGACCCGACCGGATTCGGTCAGGGCCAGTATTACGTGGGCTCGGCGACCATCACCACGGACGCGGACGGGAACGCGACCTTCACCGTCATCCTCCCGGCCGCGGTGTCGCCGGGGCGGAACCTCTCCGCGACCGCGACGGACGCGAACGGCAATACGTCCGAGTTCGCGGCCGATGTGGCGGTGAATGCGGCGATACAGGCCCTCGCCGCGACGGGCATGCAGGTGGCGGACATCATCCCCGCCGAACTGGCGCTGGACCTGGCGCTCGATGCCCAGAAGCGAGACGGCACGGCCGCCTGA